The Terrirubrum flagellatum nucleotide sequence CATCGGCATCTTCACCGCGAAGGAGGCGAAGAAAGCGAGCCACAGCCATTTCTGCATCCCGGTCGGGAAGCTGTGCTTGAGCAGCATGGCGATGTCGGTCGTGCCCGCCTGCCAGTACATCGCCATGATGGCGAGCAGCATCAGCACCGAGCCGAGCAGCGTGTAGAGGAAGAACTTGAAGGCGGCATAGATGCGCCTCTTGCCGCCCCACACGCCGATGATGATGAACATCGGGATCAGGCCGGCTTCAAAGAAGAGGTAGAAGCCGATCAGGTCGAGCGCGACGAAGACGCCGATCATCAGCGTCTCGAGTACGAGGAATGCCACCATATATTCGCGTACGCGCGTCTCGATCGACGTCCAGGACGCAAGGATGCAGAACGGCATCAGGAACGTCGTCAGCAGCACGAACGGCATGGAGAAGCCGTCGACCCCGAGGCGGAAACGGATCGCGTCCGAGATCCAGGCGTAATCCTCGGTGAGCTGGAAGGACGGCGACGCCGTATCGAACCGCGTCCAAGCCACGATCGATACGATGAAAGTGACGATCGTCGTCCAGAGCGCAATGTAACGCACGTTCTGGAGGTTCGCCTCATTCTCGTCGCGGAAAGCGAGAATCAGCGCCGAGCCAAGCAGCGGCAGCAGCAGCAGGCCGGAAAGCAGGCCGGGCATCAGTGCGCTCCCCCGAACATCGACCAGGTCACGAGCGCAGCCACTCCCAGCAGCATCGCGAAGGCGTAGTGATAGACGTAGCCCGTCTGCAGTCGGACCACGCGGTTGGTGACATCGATGACGCGCGCCGAGATTCCGTCAGGCCCAAGCCCGTCGATGACGGCGCCGTCGCCTTTCTTCCAGAGGAAGGTTCCGAGCCAACGTGCCGGCCGCACGAACAGGAAGTCGTAGATCTCGTCGAAATACCACTTGTTGAGCAGGAACTGATAGAGCACGGGCTGGCTCGCGGCGAGCTTCGCCGGCAGGTCCGGCCGCTTCATGTAGAACCAGTAAGCGATGAGGAAGCCGATGATCATCGCGATGAACGGCGCGAGCTGCACGCTCACCGGAGAGTCGTGCATCTCGCGCATGATGTGATTATCCTTGGCGAAATAGAGCGCGCCGGCCCAGAACTCCTCGAAATCATGGCCGATGAAGCCGGCTTCGAACGCCCTGCCCGCCGCGATCGCGCCGAGCGCGAGAATGGCGAGCGGGATAAGCATGGTCAGCGGCGATTCATGCGGCGCATGAGCATGATCATCATGGCTGTCGCCATGCGCGTGGTCGTCATGGGCGTGAACATCGTGCGCGTGATCGTGGTGATCGTCATGCGCACGCGCATGCCCATCGTGGCCGCCCCAGCGCGCCTGTCCCTCGAAAGTGAGGAAATAGAGCCGCCAGGAGTAGAAGCTCGTCATGCCGGCCGCGACGACCAGCAGGACGAAGGCGCTGGCGGCGCCGAAGCGATGCGACGCGAAGGCGGATTCGATGATGGCGTCCTTCGAGAAGAAGCCGGCGGTCAGCGGGAAGCCGGTCAGCGCCAGCGTGCCGATCATCATCATAGCGGCGGTGAACGGGATATATTTCCGAAGGCCGCCCATCTTCCGGATGTCCTGCTCGTGATGCATCGCATGGATGACCGAGCCGGAGCCAAGGAACAGCAGCGCCTTGAAGAAGGCGTGCGTGAAGAGGTGAAAGATGCCGGCGCCGTAGGCGCCAACGCCGAGGCCGACGAACATGTAACCGAGCTGCGAGCAGGTCGAATAGGCGATCACGCGCTTGATGTCGTTCTGCACGAGGCCGACAGTCGCCGCGAAGAAGGCCGTTGTCGCGCCGATGATGACGACGACCGAGAGAGCGTCTGGCGCCCATTCGAAGATCGGCGACAGGCGCGCGACCATGAACACGCCGGCGGTGACCATGGTCGCGGCGTGGATGAGCGCGGAGACCGGAGTCGGGCCTTCCATCGCGTCCGGCAGCCAGGTGTGCAGCAGGAACTGCGCCGACTTGCCCATGGCGCCCATGAAGAGCAGCAGACAGGTCAGCGTCAGCGCGTTCCACTCGAAGCCGATGAATTTGAACGTCGCACTCTGCAACTCGCCGACGCGCGGGAAGATGCCGTCGAACGCGATCGAGCCAAACAGCACGAAGACGAGGAAGATGCCGAGGGCGAAACCGAAATCGCCGACACGATTGACGATGAACGCCTTCATGGCGGCGTCGCGCGCCGATTTTTTCTCGTACCAGAAACCGATCAGCAGATAGCTCGCGAGGCCGACGCCCTCCCAGCCGAAGAACATCTGGGCGAGATTGTCCGCCGTCACCAGCATGAGCATCGCGAAGGTGAACAGCGAGAGGTAGGCGAAGAACCGCGGCCGCGACGGGTCCTCGTGCATGTAGCCGACGGAATAGAGGTGAACGAGCGAAGACACCGTGTTCACCACCACGAGCATGACGAGCGTCAGCCGGTCGATGCGGAACGCCCAGTCGACGACGAGGTCGCCGGACTGCATCCATTGCGCGACCTGAATGCGGGTCATGCCGTTCGGCGCATCGAAGGAGAAGAAGGCGACCCAGGACAAGACCGCGCAGATCATCAGGAACGAGGTCGTGACGATCTCGCTCGGGCGCGCGCCGATCACCCGACCGAACAGGCCGGCAATGAGGAAGCCGAAGAGAGGAAGGAAGACGATCGCGTGATACATCTTCAGCCCTTCATCATGTTGATGTCTTCGACCGCGATCGTGCCGCGGTTGCGGAAGAACACCACGAGGATCGCAAGGCCGATCGCCGCTTCGGCCGCCGCCACCGTGAGCACGAAGAGCGCGAACACCTGCCCGACGATGTCGTTCAGGAAGGCCGAGAA carries:
- the nuoK gene encoding NADH-quinone oxidoreductase subunit NuoK; protein product: MIIGVGHYLTVAAILFTIGVFGIFLNRKNVIVILMSVELILLAVNINFVAFSAFLNDIVGQVFALFVLTVAAAEAAIGLAILVVFFRNRGTIAVEDINMMKG
- the nuoL gene encoding NADH-quinone oxidoreductase subunit L, which codes for MYHAIVFLPLFGFLIAGLFGRVIGARPSEIVTTSFLMICAVLSWVAFFSFDAPNGMTRIQVAQWMQSGDLVVDWAFRIDRLTLVMLVVVNTVSSLVHLYSVGYMHEDPSRPRFFAYLSLFTFAMLMLVTADNLAQMFFGWEGVGLASYLLIGFWYEKKSARDAAMKAFIVNRVGDFGFALGIFLVFVLFGSIAFDGIFPRVGELQSATFKFIGFEWNALTLTCLLLFMGAMGKSAQFLLHTWLPDAMEGPTPVSALIHAATMVTAGVFMVARLSPIFEWAPDALSVVVIIGATTAFFAATVGLVQNDIKRVIAYSTCSQLGYMFVGLGVGAYGAGIFHLFTHAFFKALLFLGSGSVIHAMHHEQDIRKMGGLRKYIPFTAAMMMIGTLALTGFPLTAGFFSKDAIIESAFASHRFGAASAFVLLVVAAGMTSFYSWRLYFLTFEGQARWGGHDGHARAHDDHHDHAHDVHAHDDHAHGDSHDDHAHAPHESPLTMLIPLAILALGAIAAGRAFEAGFIGHDFEEFWAGALYFAKDNHIMREMHDSPVSVQLAPFIAMIIGFLIAYWFYMKRPDLPAKLAASQPVLYQFLLNKWYFDEIYDFLFVRPARWLGTFLWKKGDGAVIDGLGPDGISARVIDVTNRVVRLQTGYVYHYAFAMLLGVAALVTWSMFGGAH